One window from the genome of candidate division KSB1 bacterium encodes:
- a CDS encoding HEPN domain-containing protein, with amino-acid sequence MELKKHIDYWLKSAAHYFESAETLYKHRRYDWCCFLGTWSLRKC; translated from the coding sequence ATGGAACTAAAAAAGCATATTGATTACTGGTTGAAGTCTGCTGCCCATTATTTTGAATCGGCAGAGACTCTATATAAACATCGCCGATATGACTGGTGTTGTTTCTTGGGCACTTGGTCATTGAGAAAATGCTAA
- a CDS encoding HEPN domain-containing protein: MLKAHFVHDNPSENVPLIHNLPKLAEQTRFPLKQKQKLLLLEINQFNIKTRYPDYKFKFYRKCTPEFTEYYFNKIRDLYNWLLQNMLKKQSED, translated from the coding sequence ATGCTAAAGGCACATTTCGTTCACGATAATCCGAGTGAAAATGTCCCACTCATTCATAATCTTCCAAAGCTAGCCGAGCAAACAAGATTTCCACTAAAACAAAAGCAAAAGCTTCTACTTTTAGAGATTAATCAGTTCAATATTAAAACTCGATATCCAGATTATAAGTTTAAATTTTACCGAAAATGCACACCAGAGTTTACTGAATACTACTTTAACAAAATTAGGGATTTATACAATTGGCTATTACAGAATATGTTGAAAAAGCAATCCGAAGATTAA
- a CDS encoding nucleotidyltransferase domain-containing protein: MKLAAKDLRLQEVYLFGSAARGYGHKWSDIDLAIVSPDFSGDSFEDSKKLFPYILQVDTAIEVHTFHPTDFTSDNPFVKEILVVCFINSLTYF, translated from the coding sequence ATTAAGCTAGCGGCAAAAGATCTTCGTCTCCAAGAGGTTTACCTTTTCGGATCTGCTGCAAGAGGTTACGGGCATAAATGGAGCGATATTGACTTGGCAATTGTTTCTCCGGATTTTAGCGGCGATAGTTTTGAAGACAGCAAAAAGCTTTTTCCCTACATCCTTCAGGTAGATACGGCTATTGAAGTTCATACATTCCATCCAACAGATTTTACTTCTGACAACCCATTTGTTAAAGAAATCTTAGTTGTCTGTTTCATAAATTCGCTGACGTATTTTTAA